A genomic stretch from Chitinophaga lutea includes:
- a CDS encoding sigma-70 family RNA polymerase sigma factor: MREECTPNNPSHSPEVFKHLFFKYREALVLEAHSVLHDISEAEDVVQETFIVIWQKNHLANVPPANYRSYLFSAVRNNCLSQQRKLQTAEKKKAHFLESAPMYDTSNQGDAWEVRLRINQAVQDLPEQRRWAFIKAHLDRKSYREVSQEMGLKMETVRSHVKIALRNLRMMLANLK; encoded by the coding sequence ATGCGTGAAGAATGCACACCCAACAATCCGAGTCACTCACCTGAGGTATTCAAGCACCTGTTTTTCAAATACAGGGAAGCGCTCGTTTTAGAAGCGCATTCCGTTCTGCACGATATCTCGGAAGCGGAGGATGTGGTACAGGAAACTTTCATTGTGATCTGGCAGAAAAATCACCTGGCGAATGTGCCGCCGGCCAATTATCGCAGCTATTTATTTTCCGCCGTCCGGAATAATTGCCTCAGCCAGCAGCGCAAGCTGCAAACCGCAGAAAAGAAAAAGGCGCATTTCCTGGAATCGGCTCCCATGTACGATACCTCCAACCAGGGAGACGCCTGGGAAGTCCGGCTCCGCATCAATCAGGCCGTTCAGGATTTGCCCGAACAACGGCGCTGGGCGTTTATTAAGGCGCACCTCGACAGAAAGTCTTACCGCGAAGTGAGCCAGGAAATGGGACTAAAAATGGAAACCGTCCGCAGCCACGTAAAAATTGCATTGCGTAAT